CGAGCGATCGCTCTCCGCTTTCGAGCAAAAAACACGTATAGCCGAGAGCACTTCCGGTACGGCACGTGACCGCATCTCCGACAATCACCTTTGCGCCTGAAGCGACGCATTCTTTTATTTTATCTTCGACCGAATCATTATTATTTTTCAGTTCCGCTCTGATAACGCGCTTTCCCAATTCTTTCAGCAGTTCGTACCCGTTCATACTGTTCGCATAGCCGACGACTCCGATAACATCGTCGATATTTTGCAGCGCTCTGATCGTCTCCGCAAAATCGATCGGACTCGTTTTTATCTCAACGACGGGAACGGGTGAAACGTATTGAATGAGAGAATATGTTCCTCCCCTGCTGATAAGAATTTTCGCACCGTTTTTAAGGGCATCCGAAGCCGCGATAAGGCCTGCGGACAAATCGCCGAACACCGCAGTGATATTCGTATAATGTCTTTTTTCAATAACATGTTTCGCATCCGAAAGCATTTTTTCATACGGTGCAATCAATACGATATCGCTCATGCGTACAAGTATAGCACGTATTTGCTCTTTCGTTTCCGTTTCATTATATTTTATACGTACCCACATAAGGATTGCGATATGGAAGAAATCAAACAAAAATTTTTAACGGGCGAACGCGCACTGTTCCAAGCGCACGACATGAAAATCATAGACACGATTTTTGCCGACGGCGAATCGCCGCTGAAGCACGCGTCGGATATCGAACTTGACGGCTGTATGTTCAAATGGAAATATCCGCTGTGGTACGGTAAAAACATCACTGCAAAAAACTGCACGTGGTTTGAAACGGCGCGCGCGGGCGTATGGTACACGGATACTGTCACGGTCGAAGACAGCGTCATCGAAGCGCCTAAAAATTTCCGCAGATGTCGAAACGTACGCATCGTAAACGCGGACTTTCCGAACGCGGCGGAAACGTTTTGGTCGTGCGACGGCGTCGTATTTGAAAACGTCAGAGCAAAAGGTGACTACTTTGCAATGAACAGCCGGAACATGAAAATCGACAATTTCATCCTTGACGGAAACTATCCCTTCGACGGCGCGCAAAATATCGAAATCAATAATTCGAAACTCATTTCAAAAGATGCGCTGTGGAACGCCGAAAACATCGTCGTTCGCAATTCATTCATATCGGGCGAATATCTCGGCTGGAATTCGAAAAACTTGACGTTTGAAAACTGCACGATCGAAAGCTTGCAGGGTATGTGTTACATCGACAACCTCATCATGAAAAACTGCAAACTCATCAATACGACCCTCGCTTTCGAATACTCGTCCGTAGATGCCGACATAACGAATACGATAGACAGCGTCTTTAATCCTTCAAGCGGCACGATACGCGCCGAGCGCATCGGAAAGCTCATCGTCGAAAAAGATAAAGTCGATCCGGCAAAAACGAAAATTATCTGCAAGGAATAAAATTGACAATCGATAAACGGCGGTGCGCAAAAAATTAATAATCCGATCGAATAAAAATTAATAAAATCAATACGGCTGTCGAAACCGAAAGTTTTTGACAGTCTGAAACGCATACATACAGGAGCGGTTAAAATGGCAGCATACGATTTCGATACGATCGTCGATCGGAAACATACGGCGTCGTATAAATGGGATGTAAAAGACGGTGAACTTCCTATGTGGGTCGCCGACATGGATTTTAAGGCCGCGCCGGAAATAATCGATGCACTTTCGGAACGCGTAAAGCACGGCGTGTTCGGCTATCCGATCATCGAAGACGATTGGTACGACGCCCTTATCGGCTGGTGGAAAACGCGGCACAACTTCGCAATTGAAAAAGAACGGCTTTCGTTTTGTACGGGCGTCGTGCCCGCTCTTTCGAGCGCCGTACGGAAGTTTTCGACGCCCGCCGAATACGTCGTCGTTTTGACGCCGGTATATAATATTTTTTTCAATTCGATCGTCAACAACGGCAGACGCATTCTCGAAAGCCCGCTCGTGTACAAAGACGGCGCGTATGAAATCGACTTTGCCGATTTCGAAAAAAAGCTC
This Treponema socranskii subsp. buccale DNA region includes the following protein-coding sequences:
- a CDS encoding DUF3737 family protein, coding for MEEIKQKFLTGERALFQAHDMKIIDTIFADGESPLKHASDIELDGCMFKWKYPLWYGKNITAKNCTWFETARAGVWYTDTVTVEDSVIEAPKNFRRCRNVRIVNADFPNAAETFWSCDGVVFENVRAKGDYFAMNSRNMKIDNFILDGNYPFDGAQNIEINNSKLISKDALWNAENIVVRNSFISGEYLGWNSKNLTFENCTIESLQGMCYIDNLIMKNCKLINTTLAFEYSSVDADITNTIDSVFNPSSGTIRAERIGKLIVEKDKVDPAKTKIICKE